A segment of the Cutaneotrichosporon cavernicola HIS019 DNA, chromosome: 6 genome:
TTCAACCCATTTCCtgaaggtggaggtctAGGTGGAGGTGCCCCATCCCAATTTGCcgcccaacccaacccGAAGTCTCCAATCTCCCACACTCCCATGGCCGTTCCTGCGAATCCGGGCGCCCTCTTCGTCAACATCGGGGACGCTGTCCTCGTAGAGGACGTagatgaggaggtgagTGCCTATTCTGGGATGGTGGGCGCGCCCACGTTCCTTAGCCCtaccctcctccaccttccttcacCACGGCGCGCAATCGGCCAACGTTTTGATTCCCCGGCGCTCTGGAATGTGTTGTCAAATACACTACACGCAGTTGTTAACACCAGATCATGGATCTCTACattggcctcgaggagcacaCGGGCGGACTTGGGTACCTCGACGGTCGGGCCCCCGAGCTGtcgctcgtgctcgacctcgtccctCCGGCTGTGGAGGtgatggccgaggagccGGTGGGGAAGCGACGGAtgcggaggaaggagaaggccaaAACCGTTGAGAGTGTGTccctcgacgtcgttgtCACGCAGGATCCTGGTGCACTACGGGCCCGGAGTGGGGAGACAGGCAGTGTGCTCTGGCGGAGCAGGTGAGCCGCTAATCCCTGACACCTCAGTCGCACCGAAGCGACCTCCTTCCTTTCGTCTGATGAGCTCTGGCTCGTTTACTCCcaagctcacaccagcttccatctcgcgcgacaCATCCTTACGCAGCTTCTGTTCCCAACAGCCTCCACGCTCTTGTCTGTCTCCGAGCTCGCTTCCGCTaaggtcctcgagcttggagcgGGGACAGGAGTGCTCGCATCACTTATCGGTCCTCTTGCCGGGTCGTATATCGCAACGGACCGACGAGAGAATCTCAAGCTCGTGCAGCGGAATGTAGACAACAACGCGTCGGCGGCCATCAAGATCGCGACCAAGGCTCTCGGCGGAGATCCCCAGCCCGCCATCACAGCTGAGCTGGACTGGGAACAAGTTtcggcggcgtgcgcgcgtGCCCGAACCAAGGGTGAGACGTATGCGCTCCCATCTGGTTCACCAGGTGCGGATGCCGACCTCGTATTGGCCGTCGACTGCATCTACAACGAGCATCTGGTGCAGCCTCTGGTCGACACGCTCGCAGCAGCGTGTGTCCGCGGCGCTGTTGCCTGGGTTGTGGTCGAGAAGCGTTCTCCTGATGTGGTGAGTGTTGCAAGTAATCCAGATGTCCCCCTGGTCCAAACACTCGGTTGAGGGGTTGACAGGCTGTGACGCAGGGGATTGCTGCTGCGAGGTTACATCGCTCCAGCCTCGCGTATCGCAGAATCAACTCGAGAGTTTGAAtgccgccttcctcctccaatCTGGCAAAGCGTGACGTCTTGCCTTGCGTCACCTACCGTAGCTTCACTACCGTCTCGCCTTACACCTCACAACGCCACAGCCAGCATCACACACTGCTCGTCACCCGCAGCTTCAGACGCTGACGGCAGCTGAGGCACTTCCTCGACACTTGGCAGAGTGACTCTGCGGGGTTCACCATTGTCCGCCTGGGTGACGAGGCCATGGGCCGTTGGGAGGGTGAACGCGGGCGCTGGGTCGGCTGGATCGGGTGGACAAAGTcgtgacctcggcggcgaggctgaATCCAGCGTGGGCCTAGTCATTGTGCTTAACGGCTAATTCGTGGCGCACTAACCAGGTCATGTGTCATGTGGCACTAGTGTATCGGGGGATGTCACCATTCTCCGTTAATGTTTGTGCTCGACGATCATGTTGAGAGTGACATCAGTCGCAGATACGCATGTCTGTTGGCGTGACTCTCTTATGGAATGTTCATATCCAGACGCGACCTATGGCAGGAGAAGGCCCTTGATGAGAGGTCCTTCCAGGATCATGAAGGGGGGCCGCGTAgtgtcctcgtcggcctcttAGATCATAGATGCCCTCCTCTGTGGTGCCTCTGCGGCTCAACCTTGCTTTTCAAGATCTGAGCGACGTCCTCTGGGCGCATACAGGGGTGAACCGGGATGATGGCGATATGCTCCCAGGGTCTTCCGGACCTCTTTGTGGCCTGCATGCAGCTGCATGGCCAGGCCGAATGGATGTAAGCCGAGGGTTGTGGGCTTGTGAGACAATATGAGTAGCTTGTGAGGTCAGAGGGAGCAGGaaaggggaaggggggtgACGCGGGTCGGACGACATGCCGGAACAGCTTTGGTGTGTAGAGGAACTTGAGCAGCCATTCAAGCCAGGGTTCTGACTAGGAGGTAGGTTTGAAGACTGATGAATAGAATGAGGGTGACCATAGAACAAGGCATTAGGGGAGAAGGTCAAGTTGAGAGTGTCAGGGTATGTGTAGGGGTCAGGGGTTGTAGCTCGAATTTTTAGGGTACATGCACCAAACATTCGTCCGTGAGTCGTGCCCCATTCGCTGTTCAGGACTGAATCGCAAAAGGTGCCTTAGTACCGTCCCCGGTCACCGCGCGCGTCCTACCATTCAATATGGGTACACAAGACAAGTACATTAGGAGCCATGACTAGTTAGTTGACATCGGTCCTCTGATCCTCtgctcaccttccctctgCGCCTAGACTCGTTAGTGAATGGGATTTCAATAAGCAGTAGCAGTAGCTCTGTAACCGCCTCGTATCCGTCTCGCCATCTCTCTCACACCCTCCCTCACCATCATTCATTCATCCCTCTCCCACCATCCTATCTTCGACATCCTCTCAATCCTTCATCCTGCAGTGCatccctccaccttccctgcACTTCCCTCGTCGCTCTTTACTctttcctcttcctcacaTTCATCCAGCCATCACGGCCCCCTTGGCTCACACCCCACCTCTTTCTgccttcttctcttcttcccCGCCTCCCCGCACTAAAGCACAAACCTCCTCTACTAAGCACCAACCTTCAAGTCTGGTTTAGGTTACACGTCTTTATTCTCGACCATCTTCACCTCTGTTTGATTTCTCTCTtaccccccccccccccaagGTGAGTAGCCATTGCTATCTTAAacctcaaccttcctcttcccatGGATGGCACTCTGCCCACCCAGCGGTCACCTGACCCCGGTGTCCGGTCGTCACGGAAAGCGTGGTGGTCGCGATGAAGATATGGGTGATGGTGGCATGACCCCTCTTTCTCTACCCCTTTGTCTGTGCTGACCAACGCCTCATTGTCTCGTCCTACGTCCCCTTGCCATTCTTTCCTCCATCAATCTCTCTATCCACTCTTTTCTCCCTTACAGTCATCGCAACCATGTCGACCGCAGCCGTTGGCCCTCCCGCGCCCgcccccaccaccgcccccGAGCCGTCGACCCCTCGCCCTGAGCCCACCTCGGAGAAGCCTGatcccactcccactcccagcaaccctcctccccagccGAGCAGCaaccctcctccaccctcgacctcgaccaccacccaggagacgcctgcgccgcctcccccatcctcgagctcagAGACTTCCACGTCCACCACTGAGGCGCccacgacgtcggcgttgCCAACCCCGAGCACATCGTCGACCATTGAACAATCGTCTGTTGTGGTGATGACCAGCACCGGATCGTCATCTTCGTCAGCTATTGCGGAGGTTTCTTCTCGCTCCgagtcgtcgacctcgacctaCACTCAGATCAAAACCGTCAACCAGAGCGGTCCGGCCCTTAACACCTCAGGCCGCACCAGCGCGTCAGCTGGTGCGGGTAATGCTGGGAgcagctccagctcgggCCTTTCTGGCGGTGCAGTGAGTTAACAGGCAGCGCTGAGCGTGTTTCAGAGCAATCCCACTGACCCCTCGCAGATTGCTGGCATTGTCATCGGCGTTCTTGCTGGTATTGGTCTGatcgccttcctcgcgaCGGGCTACATgcgtcgccgctcgcgcgcgcgccgcaccGCCAACCGCTCGTCCATGTTCGAGCCCTGGCAGACGGCTGTCGCGACCGAGGATCCTGGTTACGAGAAGTCGTACCCCATGGACACCCAGCCCGCGTTCCCTCCTGGCGGTGACCAGTTCGACCCCAACTATGGTTACCAGCAGGGCCAGGCCGGTTTCCAGCAGTACCCCGACGCGTACGGCCAGTACCCCAACCAAGGCCAGTTCGCTCCTGGTTACCCTGAGGGTGCTGGTGTCGGTGTGCCCGTTGGTGGCAGCATGGCCGGTGCTTCTGTCGATGCGTACGGTGCCCAGCAGGGCTTCGACGCCTCCACTTCGCCCGGGCAAAACCCCGCCGACGCTCCCAACCCCATGTCCCCCCCTGCTTCATCTACTGGCCACAACGGCGCGATTGCCGCA
Coding sequences within it:
- the RKM5 gene encoding uncharacterized protein (Lysine methyltransferase); translated protein: MAVPANPGALFVNIGDAVLVEDVDEEIMDLYIGLEEHTGGLGYLDGRAPELSLVLDLVPPAVEVMAEEPVGKRRMRRKEKAKTVESVSLDVVVTQDPGALRARSGETGSVLWRSSFHLARHILTQLLFPTASTLLSVSELASAKVLELGAGTGVLASLIGPLAGSYIATDRRENLKLVQRNVDNNASAAIKIATKALGGDPQPAITAELDWEQVSAACARARTKGETYALPSGSPGADADLVLAVDCIYNEHLVQPLVDTLAAACVRGAVAWVVVEKRSPDVLRHFLDTWQSDSAGFTIVRLGDEAMGRWEGERGRWVGWIGWTKS
- a CDS encoding uncharacterized protein (Src homology 3 domains) is translated as MSTAAVGPPAPAPTTAPEPSTPRPEPTSEKPDPTPTPSNPPPQPSSNPPPPSTSTTTQETPAPPPPSSSSETSTSTTEAPTTSALPTPSTSSTIEQSSVVVMTSTGSSSSSAIAEVSSRSESSTSTYTQIKTVNQSGPALNTSGRTSASAGAGNAGSSSSSGLSGGAIAGIVIGVLAGIGLIAFLATGYMRRRSRARRTANRSSMFEPWQTAVATEDPGYEKSYPMDTQPAFPPGGDQFDPNYGYQQGQAGFQQYPDAYGQYPNQGQFAPGYPEGAGVGVPVGGSMAGASVDAYGAQQGFDASTSPGQNPADAPNPMSPPASSTGHNGAIAAAGVAGAAGVAGAAAAAGSNAPEGLHDGMMVRVKVGFVRSLEDELAITQGQQLYLHTTYDDGWCLCEDDAHNRGVVPVSCLEPWTQ